The window CCTCTTCGGTTTCGATCCACGACCGGAGCGCCGAAAGGTGCGCCTCGTGGTTCTCCAGCTTGTTCACCGGAACGCTCGGCTGGAACATCGGCTGGCCGGTCATCGGGTCGATGGCCTGCACCTCGGCGCCGAACTCGTCCAGAGCCATCACGGGCTCAGGCACGCCCACGAGGAGCCGCTGAATCTCGCGGACCTGCTTCTCGCGGGCCTTCTCGCCGGGGAGTTCGAAGTCGAAGCCGAGAAGGGGCTTGACCTGATCGTAGTTCTCCGGCGCGAGGACGTTGAACGCCGGGTTCTGCATCAGCATCATCAGCATCTCGCGCCGGTCAGCGGGCGAGAGCGGGAACGTCTCGTCGGACTCGCAGTACGCGACCGCGCTCCCCTGAAGGTCTTCCTTCCGGATGACGACGGACTTGGACGATCCGGCCGTGCCGATGGAGGGGAGGTCGACGTCGGTGTTGCGCGACTTCACGAAGACGCCAACCGCGAGTTCCGAAATCTTGACGTAGGCCCGGCGGAGCGAGCGCCACGCGGGACCGATGCGGCCGAGCGACTGGTCGAGCTGAAGCTTCAGGCCCGACGACGTGCGCTGGTTCGACGGGGCGCCCTGCATGACGGGCTGCGTCCCGAGGAACTGCGCAGGCAGGTCGAAGAGCATCTGGTTCAGGAGGTTCAGCGAGGACTGGTCCATCTTGGACGGCTGCGTCTCGAAGAAGCTCCGCGCCATGTCGCCCTTCGCGTTGTTCACGGGGTACATGGACCCTGCGAGGACAGGCGTCTTCTTCATGTCCTGCCGCGACAGGACCTCGTTGTCGACGAAGGTCGTCGAGACGGAGCGGCGCATGCAGTCGATGGCCGTGTTGTAGCCGTCGGACACCGCGTCCTGAAGGTCGAGAATCGGAGCGCCCATCGACTCGCGGATCTGCCCCTCTCCGGGGTAGCAGTGCGCGATGTACAGGTGGTCGTCCATCGACTCGTTGCGCGGGTCGGTGAGGAGGGTGGTCCCGCACATCTCGACGTACATGCCGTCCGGGTAGGCCGCGAAGAGTTCGTCGCGGGTCTGCTCGTCGAGGATCCAGTACGCGGCGGGCCGGAACCACGTCCGCGTGTAGGTGGCCGTGTCGCCGCCGTAGGTGACGCCGTACTGCTGCTGGCCCTGCATGCCGCCGGGGGTGGTGTTGAGCGCAAGCCGCGTGTACCGCTCGGTCGTGTCGGTCGGCGCGACGGGCTGGTCCCCGCCCATGATCTTGTCGGCCTTGTCGGGGAACACGGCCTTGAGCGACCAGATGGAGACCTCTTCGACGATCTGCGCGTAGAGGCAGTCCGGGATGTCGCCTGCGTTGGCCGGGACGCGGTAGTTCAGCTTGCCGTAGATGCTGATGACCTCGGCCGCGTTGGGCAGTTTGCGCGATCCGGTCTGGACGTTCTGCATCACCTCGGAGGGCGGGGTGAGTCCTTCGGGGTTGAACGGGGCGCCGCAGTTCGGGCAGCCCATCTGCTCGACCTCGGCAGGCTCTCCAGCCGCGCCGCACTGCGGGCACTGGTAGCCCTCCGGGACGGGCATCGGGACCTGCTCCATGATCGGCTCGTTGCGGTAGCCGAACCGGGCGGGGTCCTCCTTCGACCGGACGTAGCAGAGGAACGCGCCGTCCGTGTAGAAATAGGAGCACATCTTGGGCTGCACTTCGTCGTTCGGGTTGTTGCGCCAGAACAGCTCCGTGATGTCGTTCTTCGCCTTGGCCGTGATGACGTCCTTCGGATCGTCCGAGTTCACGGCACGCCAGCGCGCGAGCGGCATCGTATTGGAGAGCGCACCCTGAAGGATCTTCCCCTGCGACTGGTAGAGCGGGATGTTGTAGGGCTGCGGGGCGTCGATGTCCTCGGGCGTCTCGTTGCCGATGCCGCCCTGCCACCCGGTCGCGTAGACGTTCGTGGCGATCTCGCGCCACGGGGCCTGACCACCGCCGCGGATGTAGAGGTTCTGCTTGTCGTACTCCCGCCCGCGCGTGACCTTGGCGAGGTCCGCCCTCCGGGAGAACTCCTCGTTCACCTGAAGGCCCTGAATCATGCGGACAGCTACGTGCTCAAGATCAATTGGCACGGCGTACCGCCCTCTCTATGACGCGCTCGAAATCGTGGGCGTTAGGGGCTTCGTTCACCGTGATCTTGAGTTTCCGGATTTCGTCTCGGATCTCGACGAGGATCGCGCACGCCAGCGCCAGAAGCACAACGACAACCGCGCCGATCAGGACGACAGCGGCGAATCCGCTCACTGCTTGATCGCCTCTTCGAGAGCGTCGATACGGTTCATCCAGCCTTTCAGGAACTTCCGCTGAGAGGGATTTGCGACCACGATGCGCTGGAGGAAGAGCCGACGCTTCGCCACGAGGGCTTCGGCCATCTCCTGCGTCGTGAGGCCCGTGACCCCTCCGGTGCGGACTTCCTGTAGTTTCTGCTTTGCGCGCGTAGGATTGGAGTGGACCGCGAAGTCAAACAGCGCAAGGTTGAGGGGCCAGTCCAGATCGTTGCACCCGGCCGCGTCCCAGAACATCGTCTTGTAGATTTCGGCGGTTTCAGCCAGCGTCGCGTCCCAGACGTCTTGTATCGGCAGGTTGTGGTCCTTGCGGTATGCGTTGTAGGTGCGCTGGACGACGCCGCGATTCGTACGGCCCCCGCGGTCCTTCGGATCGTCTACCTTCCCGCCCTCCCACTTGAGGACGAAGTCGTAGGCCTTGTCGAAGTCCGAGTCCATCAGGTCTTCGCTCAACGCTGCACTCTCAGGAGGTTGGGGTGCGAGTCTTCGAGGAAGTCCTGATCGACCCTCTCCCACAGCGCAGCCCAGCCAACGACGGTGTTGCCGTCGTACAGGGGCTTGGCCCTGCCGCGTACCTTAGTGCCGTGCGTCAGGAAGAACTCCAGATCGAACGTCTCGCTCGTCGCGAGGGCAGTACGCCATGCGTCCCGCACCTCTTCCCGTGAATCAGGATGCACACACGAGAGCCAGCCCGACCCACGAGCCGCGTCGATGGCGCAGCCGGTCAGGCGCGTCCACCCGTGAGAGACGTGGACGACCGATCCGGCGTCGGTAGCCTCGAACGTGCAGCTACCTTCGAGGTCGCGCTCCGCTCGCTTAAGCGCAACGAGACGGGCGACCTTCACGTTGAGGTCGCGGCATAGGCCATGCACCTCATCGAGACGGGCGCCGTAGCTATCCCACGTCTTTTTGAACGACTCAATGGACGCCTTGAACCTACGCACGCCCTTGGTCACCTGCCATCCGAACGTGACGAGGACTGTGATGGAACCGGCCATAATCGCGGCCTCCTTCACAAATCCTTGTGTGGTTGAGAAGTCCATTTTTACACGCCCCCATCGTCATTTTTCTGGGGCTTCGGAATCGAAGCGGACGAGCCCGGAGGCCGCCCGGTTCGCAGCCGCCAGAAGTTGAACGTCAGAGGATCGACAGCGTTCAGTAGCGCCGAGGCCCACACCGGTCTGCGCGACTCGTCCGTCCACGTCTTGCGGATCGTGTTCTGGATCCAGCTAGCCATGAGGATCGCCCCGAGACCGTTAATGACGAGCCTCGGGTGCGCTCCGATGAGGTTGGTGAGTGTCGTGTGCGCGACTTCCCGCGTCGCGTCGTCGAGATTGAGGTAGCCGAGCACGAGCGACGTCGCAACACCGGCAAAGCCGATGCTCTTCTTCGCAGCGATTTCCCGCGGCGGGTCGACGGTCGCGATCGGCTCCTCGGGGTTCACGTCAGCCTCCCGGCCGTTCAGGGATGAGCTGCTCTCCGGTGATCTGGAGCTTGCTCTTGAGCGTGGCCCACTCGGCTGGCGTCACGTG is drawn from Candidatus Flexicrinis proximus and contains these coding sequences:
- a CDS encoding zinc ribbon domain-containing protein, which gives rise to MIQGLQVNEEFSRRADLAKVTRGREYDKQNLYIRGGGQAPWREIATNVYATGWQGGIGNETPEDIDAPQPYNIPLYQSQGKILQGALSNTMPLARWRAVNSDDPKDVITAKAKNDITELFWRNNPNDEVQPKMCSYFYTDGAFLCYVRSKEDPARFGYRNEPIMEQVPMPVPEGYQCPQCGAAGEPAEVEQMGCPNCGAPFNPEGLTPPSEVMQNVQTGSRKLPNAAEVISIYGKLNYRVPANAGDIPDCLYAQIVEEVSIWSLKAVFPDKADKIMGGDQPVAPTDTTERYTRLALNTTPGGMQGQQQYGVTYGGDTATYTRTWFRPAAYWILDEQTRDELFAAYPDGMYVEMCGTTLLTDPRNESMDDHLYIAHCYPGEGQIRESMGAPILDLQDAVSDGYNTAIDCMRRSVSTTFVDNEVLSRQDMKKTPVLAGSMYPVNNAKGDMARSFFETQPSKMDQSSLNLLNQMLFDLPAQFLGTQPVMQGAPSNQRTSSGLKLQLDQSLGRIGPAWRSLRRAYVKISELAVGVFVKSRNTDVDLPSIGTAGSSKSVVIRKEDLQGSAVAYCESDETFPLSPADRREMLMMLMQNPAFNVLAPENYDQVKPLLGFDFELPGEKAREKQVREIQRLLVGVPEPVMALDEFGAEVQAIDPMTGQPMFQPSVPVNKLENHEAHLSALRSWIETEEAEQLERDSPEGFQNVMLHAQAHEMMLMPPPMPMMPGGAPGLPPPPPGGPGAPPPEGLAAQGPPGASEGDAAMAMGG
- a CDS encoding PAS domain-containing protein, which produces MAGSITVLVTFGWQVTKGVRRFKASIESFKKTWDSYGARLDEVHGLCRDLNVKVARLVALKRAERDLEGSCTFEATDAGSVVHVSHGWTRLTGCAIDAARGSGWLSCVHPDSREEVRDAWRTALATSETFDLEFFLTHGTKVRGRAKPLYDGNTVVGWAALWERVDQDFLEDSHPNLLRVQR